In one Mycobacteroides chelonae genomic region, the following are encoded:
- a CDS encoding heavy metal translocating P-type ATPase, whose amino-acid sequence MLGLSVPVVAFNDMFAMVIGYQLPTTGWIPWISPVLGTVIYFWGGKPFLTGAVAEVRGRRPGMMLLIGLAITVAFVASWGASLGLIDHQLNFWWELALLVVIMLLGHWIEMRSLAQTTSALDSLAALLPDSAERVEGDAVVPVAPADLRVGDIVVVRPGGSVPADGRITEGSAHLDESMVTGESHPVRRQIGDQVVAGTVATDSGLRVEVTAVGDDTTLAGIQRLVADAQASSSRAQRIADTAAGWLFWFALGAAALTAVAWTILGEPDTAVVRVITVLVIACPHALGLAIPLVVSIATERAARGGVLVKDRLALEQMRTVDVVLFDKTGTLTKGAPTVTGVEPAGGRDADTVLGLAAAAETDSEHPLARAIVEAARRRGLPIVAASGFSSEPALGVTADVAGVQVAVGGPALLKRHGAQELPIADRWRTEGAIILHVLTDGQVAGALRLADDIRPESRDTVEALHRLGVSVVMITGDAHAVANTVAAELGVDRVFAEVRPEDKAAAVAQLQSEGHTVAMVGDGVNDAPALAQANVGIAIGAGTDVAIASAGVILGSSDPRSVLSVIELSRASYRKMKQNLWWAAGYNLISVPLAAGVLAPIGFVLPMSVGAILMSASTVVVALNAQLLRRLDLRPEQSVRRILTAPGR is encoded by the coding sequence ATGTTGGGGCTCTCGGTGCCGGTGGTCGCGTTCAACGACATGTTTGCGATGGTCATCGGCTACCAACTGCCCACCACCGGCTGGATCCCGTGGATATCGCCGGTTCTCGGCACCGTCATTTACTTCTGGGGCGGCAAGCCCTTCCTGACCGGGGCGGTCGCCGAGGTGCGCGGACGCAGACCGGGAATGATGCTGTTGATCGGCCTGGCGATCACGGTGGCCTTTGTCGCATCGTGGGGCGCCAGTCTCGGCCTGATCGATCACCAGCTCAATTTCTGGTGGGAGCTGGCGCTTCTGGTGGTGATCATGCTGCTGGGGCACTGGATCGAGATGCGGTCGCTGGCGCAGACTACGTCGGCGCTCGACTCGCTGGCGGCACTGCTGCCCGATAGTGCCGAACGCGTCGAGGGGGACGCGGTGGTGCCCGTCGCGCCGGCCGATCTTCGGGTCGGTGACATCGTTGTCGTGCGTCCGGGTGGCTCGGTGCCCGCCGACGGCCGAATCACCGAGGGCAGTGCCCATCTGGACGAATCGATGGTGACGGGGGAGTCGCATCCGGTGCGCCGTCAGATCGGCGATCAGGTGGTTGCCGGAACCGTGGCCACCGATTCGGGCCTGCGCGTGGAAGTCACCGCGGTCGGTGATGACACCACGCTGGCCGGGATCCAGCGGCTGGTCGCCGATGCGCAGGCCTCCAGCTCGCGCGCGCAACGGATCGCCGATACCGCTGCGGGATGGCTGTTCTGGTTCGCTCTGGGTGCTGCCGCGCTGACTGCCGTGGCTTGGACGATCCTGGGGGAGCCCGACACCGCAGTGGTCCGCGTCATCACGGTGCTGGTGATCGCCTGCCCGCATGCGTTGGGTCTGGCCATTCCTCTGGTCGTCTCCATCGCCACCGAGCGTGCGGCCCGGGGCGGGGTATTGGTGAAAGACCGCCTGGCCCTGGAGCAGATGCGCACCGTGGACGTCGTGCTGTTCGACAAGACCGGAACGCTGACCAAGGGTGCCCCCACCGTGACGGGTGTCGAACCTGCCGGCGGACGCGATGCCGACACCGTGTTGGGGCTGGCGGCCGCGGCCGAGACCGACAGCGAGCATCCACTGGCTCGCGCCATCGTGGAGGCCGCTCGCAGACGGGGACTGCCGATCGTTGCCGCGAGCGGCTTTTCCTCCGAGCCTGCGCTGGGGGTCACCGCGGACGTCGCAGGCGTGCAGGTCGCGGTGGGTGGCCCTGCTTTACTGAAAAGGCATGGTGCGCAAGAGCTACCGATCGCCGACAGATGGCGTACCGAAGGTGCGATCATTCTGCATGTGCTGACCGACGGGCAGGTCGCGGGCGCGCTGCGCTTGGCCGATGACATCCGGCCGGAGTCCCGTGACACCGTCGAGGCGCTACACAGGCTGGGTGTATCGGTGGTCATGATCACCGGTGACGCACATGCCGTGGCCAACACGGTGGCCGCTGAGCTCGGCGTGGATCGGGTGTTCGCCGAGGTGCGGCCGGAGGACAAGGCGGCAGCGGTGGCGCAGTTGCAGTCCGAAGGACACACCGTGGCGATGGTCGGTGACGGTGTCAACGACGCCCCCGCGCTCGCGCAAGCCAATGTGGGTATCGCGATCGGAGCGGGGACCGATGTCGCGATCGCGTCGGCCGGCGTCATCCTGGGCAGCTCCGATCCGCGATCGGTGCTCTCGGTTATCGAGTTGTCGCGTGCCAGCTACCGCAAGATGAAGCAAAACCTTTGGTGGGCGGCTGGATACAACCTGATCTCGGTTCCGTTGGCGGCGGGTGTGCTCGCCCCGATCGGATTCGTGCTGCCGATGAGTGTGGGGGCCATCCTGATGTCGGCATCCACCGTGGTGGTCGCGCTCAACGCACAGTTGCTGCGCCGCTTGGATCTTCGTCCGGAACAATCCGTGCGGCGCATCCTTACCGCACCTGGGCGGTGA
- the nbtC gene encoding nocobactin polyketide synthase NbtC, translating into MSSHRLPNGAVPILLSADTPEVLRREASALLAYVLDHPQVAPDRIAGMIFRTRIARRYRALIVAEDRDRLEAALRAVVAGTDHVHVVRNAEPASSRRRGFVFPGQGGQRPGMGKLFYDRFPDFRTEVDRCAELFNAQFGRSPLNYLLDEHLPADDSASTVQPALFTQMAGLAALWRAVGVTPHATIGHSQGEIAAAYVSGVMSLADAVTVVGTRAKIADEFPADDYTMAVIAADRDTCEELLARQSGWAELSVINSPSMVGVSGHHETVHQIVEHLTQSGVFARTIAVRYPAHTSKIASIGADIRRALVERLGVSEFEPSEIDCIGATLGTPITNDTPLEQYWFWNLRNIVRFDRAMATAVRSQVDTFVELGEHPTLQLAIRENLSTLGSERAACVVGTSTRAATDLADFTANLANLAVHDLDYNWDALRAETSEPVSLPLRDFPNVQNNDVPLWLSYRGAGGGVSVPKQPTTTDAGRSEHDADSLSHPRLLREAWTKVTRRSMMPPRAYGFIDATGEAGALTAALRDCAADFGSSAHIIGNAEVSGPGDADTVVIVLPAAGHLDDPGAADAVAQFFGDRTWWPELSNSVTGCWIVTVGGEEVVATDASPHPVHAAIAAGFRCMGAEHPGTVFRHLDLAPDIAHPDNASTILAALQSAGESELALRADGMYAKRILDADQDGDHETATAVPDHVVITGGTGKLGQEFCEHYARLGTRQITLISRSGETDTVTGRLDAIRRSTGATVRVLSCDVTDASAVATLAEDLREAPADLIIHAAVDYSDLPFSEITVERFQQALHAKVAGITNVLNALPRTDFCRVVLCSSLVATIGGKGQLMYAAGNRMLDVLATRQRAAGLDCVSVQWGQWTTHLDLDDTGIAKLAAAGVHPMRPADALAVGMGLHTGNTLVGAFDLTQAREVLGVFGYGPLLSELVDISTPVASTEATRPAAVAPENRPGHLVQLLAEVIGADRADSIDTAMPMVAMGLDSLQALEFRRRVQAELNFELPVQDLLGGASVDHVIEALTAQVR; encoded by the coding sequence ATGTCTAGCCATCGCCTACCTAACGGAGCCGTCCCCATTCTGCTCTCTGCGGATACTCCGGAGGTACTGCGCAGGGAGGCCTCCGCGCTCCTCGCGTATGTGCTTGACCACCCGCAAGTCGCCCCGGATCGCATCGCGGGCATGATCTTTCGGACCCGCATTGCACGCCGCTACCGTGCGCTGATCGTTGCCGAAGACCGCGACCGACTGGAAGCTGCTCTGCGCGCCGTGGTCGCCGGCACGGACCACGTCCACGTGGTCCGCAATGCCGAGCCCGCGTCCTCACGCCGACGCGGATTCGTGTTCCCCGGGCAGGGCGGGCAACGCCCGGGAATGGGGAAACTCTTCTACGACCGATTCCCCGATTTCCGCACAGAGGTCGACCGATGCGCGGAATTGTTCAACGCACAGTTCGGCCGTTCACCACTGAATTACCTTCTCGACGAACATCTCCCCGCAGATGACAGCGCAAGCACGGTTCAGCCAGCCCTTTTCACCCAAATGGCCGGCTTAGCCGCGCTGTGGCGTGCGGTGGGTGTGACCCCGCACGCCACCATCGGACATAGTCAGGGCGAGATCGCCGCGGCCTACGTCTCTGGCGTGATGTCCCTTGCCGATGCGGTAACCGTGGTGGGCACCCGAGCCAAGATCGCCGACGAGTTCCCCGCCGACGACTACACCATGGCAGTGATCGCCGCCGACCGCGATACTTGCGAGGAACTTCTTGCCCGGCAATCAGGTTGGGCCGAACTCTCGGTGATCAATTCCCCGTCGATGGTGGGAGTCTCCGGCCACCACGAGACCGTCCACCAGATCGTGGAACACCTCACCCAATCCGGTGTCTTCGCACGGACCATCGCGGTGCGATACCCGGCTCATACCAGCAAGATCGCGTCGATCGGCGCGGATATCCGCAGGGCACTTGTCGAGCGCCTCGGCGTCAGCGAGTTCGAGCCTTCCGAAATCGATTGCATCGGAGCGACACTCGGTACGCCGATTACAAATGATACCCCGCTGGAGCAGTACTGGTTCTGGAACCTGCGCAACATTGTCCGCTTCGATCGTGCCATGGCGACTGCGGTGAGATCCCAGGTTGACACCTTCGTGGAGTTGGGCGAGCACCCCACGCTACAGCTGGCGATCCGCGAGAACCTCTCGACTCTAGGCTCCGAACGCGCCGCGTGCGTGGTGGGCACATCCACCCGGGCCGCAACGGATCTGGCCGACTTCACCGCCAACCTTGCGAACCTCGCCGTGCACGATCTCGACTACAACTGGGATGCGCTGCGCGCCGAGACATCCGAACCAGTTTCGCTACCGCTACGCGACTTCCCCAATGTCCAGAACAACGATGTTCCGCTCTGGTTGTCGTACCGTGGGGCGGGCGGTGGAGTGTCGGTACCCAAGCAGCCCACCACTACGGACGCCGGTCGCTCGGAACACGATGCGGACTCCCTCTCGCACCCACGACTGTTGCGCGAGGCCTGGACCAAGGTGACCAGGCGCTCGATGATGCCGCCACGAGCCTACGGATTCATTGATGCCACCGGTGAGGCCGGGGCACTCACCGCGGCACTCCGGGACTGCGCAGCGGATTTCGGTTCGTCAGCCCACATCATCGGCAACGCAGAGGTATCCGGTCCCGGAGACGCAGACACTGTGGTGATCGTGCTGCCCGCTGCGGGACATCTGGATGATCCCGGGGCGGCCGACGCGGTGGCTCAGTTCTTCGGCGACCGCACGTGGTGGCCAGAGCTGTCGAACTCTGTCACCGGTTGCTGGATTGTCACGGTCGGGGGCGAAGAGGTTGTCGCCACAGACGCATCGCCACATCCGGTGCACGCCGCGATCGCCGCCGGGTTCCGTTGCATGGGTGCCGAACACCCAGGAACTGTCTTTCGACACCTGGACCTCGCGCCCGATATCGCACACCCAGATAATGCCAGCACCATCTTGGCCGCGCTGCAATCTGCCGGAGAATCGGAGTTGGCGCTCCGGGCAGACGGCATGTACGCCAAGCGCATTCTGGATGCCGATCAGGACGGTGACCACGAAACCGCAACTGCAGTACCCGATCACGTCGTGATAACCGGCGGAACAGGAAAACTCGGTCAGGAATTCTGTGAGCACTATGCCCGGCTGGGTACCCGACAGATCACCCTGATCAGCCGTTCCGGCGAGACTGACACCGTGACCGGACGGCTCGACGCGATCCGCCGCAGCACCGGCGCGACGGTCCGTGTGCTGTCGTGTGATGTGACCGATGCCTCTGCTGTCGCCACGCTGGCCGAGGACCTACGTGAAGCCCCCGCGGACCTCATCATCCATGCCGCGGTGGACTATTCGGATCTCCCCTTCAGCGAGATTACGGTCGAGCGGTTCCAACAGGCGCTGCATGCGAAGGTCGCAGGGATCACGAACGTTCTCAACGCACTGCCCCGCACCGATTTCTGCCGCGTCGTCTTGTGCTCATCCCTGGTGGCAACGATCGGCGGCAAGGGCCAGCTGATGTATGCGGCGGGCAATCGGATGCTGGACGTGCTCGCGACCCGTCAACGTGCTGCCGGACTGGATTGCGTGTCCGTGCAGTGGGGCCAGTGGACCACGCACCTCGATCTCGATGACACAGGCATAGCGAAACTGGCTGCGGCGGGAGTCCATCCCATGAGACCCGCCGATGCTCTCGCGGTCGGAATGGGGCTACACACTGGCAACACCCTTGTCGGGGCGTTCGATCTCACGCAGGCTCGTGAAGTACTGGGCGTCTTCGGATACGGTCCGCTGCTCTCCGAGCTCGTGGACATCAGCACGCCTGTAGCGTCCACCGAGGCAACTCGGCCCGCGGCGGTGGCTCCCGAGAACCGACCCGGACATCTTGTGCAGTTACTCGCTGAGGTCATCGGAGCCGACCGTGCCGACTCCATCGACACCGCCATGCCCATGGTGGCGATGGGCCTGGATTCGTTGCAGGCGCTCGAATTTCGGCGACGCGTACAGGCTGAGCTCAATTTCGAGCTGCCAGTGCAAGATCTACTCGGCGGCGCCTCCGTGGACCATGTCATCGAGGCTCTCACCGCCCAGGTGCGGTAA
- a CDS encoding polyketide synthase, producing MSTTDADPVVISGMAIEAPGGIDTPAAFWRALADGRELISPFPRDRDWPIDELLSLSNLDGWGRVSDAGGFLTDAGAFDPTFYGITQREAVAMDPQQRVAMRSAWKALENTGLNPGALDGSEAGVFIGISPNEYGPPVGEVNAHSGMRVVGRGQLGAAGRISHQLGLIGPSMCIDSACASSLAALHVAASAVRADECEWAIAGGVCVMGSPGGFYEFSRMHALDPDGHCRSYSDEANGTLWGECVGMVVLERESRARALGHRVYGRIMAVRTNHNGGGKPILVPRGRAQAKLVAATIAASGVDPADIGMLEGHGTGTRAGDPLEILALQSTYGAGGSNALLGSAKSNAGHAQSAAGMMGLIKLLLSGQHGHIPPTLFADNPTTKVDWSMTGIRLATKLHPWEPKNGLRCGAVSSFGAGGANAHAIIAMPAEGEDGDDV from the coding sequence ATGAGCACCACCGACGCCGATCCTGTTGTCATCTCCGGGATGGCCATCGAGGCGCCCGGAGGAATCGACACCCCCGCAGCGTTCTGGCGCGCACTGGCCGACGGCCGCGAGCTCATCAGCCCATTCCCCCGTGATCGCGATTGGCCTATCGACGAACTGTTATCGCTGTCCAATCTCGACGGCTGGGGCCGTGTGTCCGATGCGGGTGGATTCCTTACCGATGCAGGCGCTTTCGACCCGACCTTCTATGGCATCACACAACGGGAGGCTGTCGCAATGGACCCGCAGCAGCGGGTGGCCATGCGCTCGGCATGGAAAGCTCTAGAAAACACCGGCCTCAACCCCGGCGCACTCGACGGCTCAGAGGCCGGTGTATTCATTGGCATCTCCCCCAATGAATACGGTCCTCCGGTCGGCGAAGTCAACGCCCATAGCGGCATGCGTGTCGTAGGTCGTGGACAACTCGGCGCCGCCGGCCGCATCTCGCACCAACTTGGACTTATCGGGCCATCCATGTGTATCGACTCCGCATGTGCCTCGTCGCTTGCCGCGCTGCACGTCGCCGCATCCGCCGTTCGAGCCGACGAATGCGAATGGGCCATCGCGGGTGGAGTCTGTGTCATGGGATCACCCGGGGGTTTCTATGAGTTCTCACGGATGCACGCACTGGACCCCGACGGGCACTGCCGCTCATACTCCGACGAGGCGAATGGCACCCTCTGGGGCGAGTGCGTCGGAATGGTTGTGCTGGAACGTGAATCGCGTGCACGCGCTCTAGGACATCGGGTGTACGGACGTATCATGGCGGTCCGCACCAACCATAACGGCGGCGGTAAACCCATTCTGGTGCCGCGAGGACGCGCACAGGCCAAATTGGTGGCCGCGACCATCGCCGCCTCCGGTGTCGATCCCGCCGACATCGGGATGCTCGAAGGACACGGAACCGGCACCCGTGCGGGTGATCCGCTCGAGATCCTCGCGCTGCAAAGCACGTACGGAGCCGGCGGCTCCAACGCGCTTCTCGGATCGGCGAAATCCAATGCAGGGCACGCTCAATCCGCTGCCGGCATGATGGGCCTGATCAAGCTGCTCTTGTCTGGTCAGCATGGACATATCCCACCGACGCTGTTCGCGGACAACCCCACCACCAAGGTCGACTGGTCCATGACCGGGATCCGACTGGCCACGAAACTGCACCCTTGGGAGCCGAAGAACGGCCTCCGGTGCGGCGCGGTCTCGTCCTTCGGAGCCGGGGGCGCCAATGCCCACGCCATCATCGCGATGCCCGCAGAGGGAGAGGACGGCGACGATGTCTAG
- a CDS encoding thioesterase II family protein, which translates to MDRKLGWIRQFHKPESPDAPLLLLFPHAGAGASAYRMLSKAASANFNVVIFQYPGRQDRAGEPALPTLNDIASGAFAEFRSSEHNRGLSIHTFGHSMGAVVSFEFVRLAEAAGLDVRQLTVSSAVAPANIAGKPALPTDDDAVLAHMGALDGTNSAVMGSLDVMRMALPVMKGDYRAFNAYECADGVRVAARIHSIGGDQDPMITMADLYGWSKHTDELEVTLFDGGHFFLNSQTEALAELLAGNAARTISPQR; encoded by the coding sequence GTGGATCGCAAACTCGGATGGATCAGGCAGTTCCACAAGCCAGAGTCACCCGATGCGCCATTACTACTGCTTTTTCCGCACGCAGGCGCTGGCGCTTCGGCATATCGCATGCTTTCGAAAGCCGCTTCAGCAAATTTCAATGTCGTGATATTCCAATATCCCGGGCGACAAGATCGCGCCGGTGAGCCCGCGCTGCCCACGCTTAACGATATTGCGTCGGGAGCGTTCGCCGAGTTCCGATCGTCCGAGCACAACCGCGGCCTTTCGATCCACACCTTTGGCCACAGCATGGGCGCGGTCGTCTCCTTCGAGTTCGTCCGGCTGGCGGAGGCCGCCGGACTGGACGTGCGTCAACTGACCGTCTCCTCGGCGGTGGCGCCGGCCAATATCGCCGGCAAGCCTGCCCTGCCGACCGACGATGACGCGGTACTGGCCCATATGGGCGCCCTCGATGGCACGAATTCCGCGGTCATGGGCAGTCTCGATGTCATGCGGATGGCGCTACCGGTCATGAAGGGCGACTACCGGGCCTTCAACGCATACGAGTGTGCCGACGGAGTTAGGGTTGCCGCGCGTATCCACTCGATCGGCGGGGACCAGGACCCCATGATCACCATGGCCGACCTCTACGGTTGGAGTAAGCACACCGATGAACTCGAAGTGACGTTGTTCGATGGCGGGCATTTCTTCCTGAACTCCCAGACCGAAGCCCTGGCCGAGCTACTGGCAGGGAACGCAGCCCGCACAATCTCGCCGCAACGATGA